Proteins from a genomic interval of Halopseudomonas litoralis:
- the parE gene encoding DNA topoisomerase IV subunit B, protein MSQSSYNADDIEVLSGLDPVRRRPGMYTDTTRPNHLAQEVIDNSVDEALAGHARTITVVLHQDNALEVIDDGRGMPVDIHPEEGVSGVELILTRLHAGGKFSGKNYQFSGGLHGVGISVVNALSLRLEVRVRRDGQEYLIAFENGEKVNELEVVGTVGKRNTGTTVKFWPNGSYFDTPKFNINRLLHLLKAKAVLCPGLRVDFDDRQSGEKTSWYYEDGLRDYLLDACSQWVTLPETPFTGALTGSKEAVDWALFWQPEGGELVQESYVNLIPTAQGGTHVNGLRTGLLEAIREFCEFRSLLPRGVKLAPEDVWERVSYVLSVKMAEPQFSGQTKERLSSRESASFVSGVIKDAFSLWLNQHADIGQQIAEMAIDHASRRLKASKKIERKRVTQGPALPGKLADCASQDSRRSELFLVEGDSAGGSAKQARDKEFQAIMPLRGKILNTWEVDSGQVLASQEVHNIAIAIGVDPGSPDLSQLRYSKICILADADSDGLHIATLLCALFVRHFRQLVEAGHVFVAMPPLYRVDIGKEVFYALDDAEKTGILDRIEAENKRGKIQVTRFKGLGEMNPLQLRETTMAPDTRRLVQLTMDDMDSTEALMDMLLAKKRASDRKRWLESKGNLAEVLG, encoded by the coding sequence ATGTCCCAATCGTCCTATAACGCCGATGATATTGAAGTACTCAGCGGTCTGGACCCGGTGCGTCGTCGCCCGGGCATGTACACCGACACTACCCGTCCCAACCACCTGGCCCAGGAAGTCATCGACAACAGCGTCGACGAAGCACTGGCCGGACATGCTCGGACGATCACCGTCGTTCTACATCAGGACAATGCGCTGGAGGTCATCGACGACGGGCGTGGCATGCCGGTGGACATTCATCCGGAGGAAGGGGTTTCCGGGGTGGAGCTGATCCTCACGCGGCTACACGCCGGCGGCAAGTTTTCCGGCAAGAACTATCAGTTTTCCGGCGGCCTGCATGGTGTCGGCATCTCCGTGGTCAACGCTTTGTCGCTGCGATTGGAAGTGCGCGTGCGGCGTGATGGGCAGGAATATCTCATCGCCTTCGAGAACGGCGAAAAGGTCAACGAGCTGGAAGTTGTCGGCACGGTCGGCAAGCGCAATACCGGTACCACCGTCAAATTCTGGCCCAACGGCAGCTATTTCGATACCCCGAAATTCAATATCAACCGCTTGTTGCACCTGCTCAAAGCCAAGGCGGTGCTGTGCCCGGGTCTGCGCGTCGATTTTGATGATCGCCAGTCCGGCGAGAAGACCAGCTGGTATTACGAAGATGGCCTGCGCGATTATCTGCTCGATGCCTGTTCACAATGGGTTACCCTGCCGGAAACACCCTTCACCGGTGCGCTGACGGGCAGCAAGGAGGCGGTCGACTGGGCTCTGTTCTGGCAACCCGAGGGCGGCGAGCTGGTGCAGGAAAGCTACGTCAACCTGATCCCCACGGCGCAGGGCGGCACCCACGTCAATGGTTTGCGCACCGGGCTGCTGGAAGCCATTCGTGAATTCTGCGAGTTCCGCAGCCTGCTGCCGCGCGGAGTCAAGCTGGCGCCGGAGGATGTCTGGGAGCGGGTCAGCTACGTGCTCTCGGTCAAGATGGCCGAGCCGCAATTTTCCGGGCAGACCAAGGAGCGATTGTCATCGCGCGAGTCAGCCTCCTTCGTGTCCGGGGTGATCAAGGATGCGTTCAGCCTGTGGTTGAATCAGCACGCCGACATCGGCCAGCAGATTGCCGAAATGGCGATCGATCATGCCAGCCGCCGTCTCAAGGCCAGCAAGAAGATAGAGCGCAAGCGGGTTACCCAGGGGCCAGCACTGCCCGGCAAGCTGGCCGATTGTGCCAGTCAGGACAGCCGCCGTTCGGAGCTGTTTCTGGTGGAGGGTGATTCCGCCGGCGGCAGTGCCAAGCAGGCGCGGGACAAGGAGTTCCAGGCGATCATGCCGCTGCGTGGCAAGATTCTGAATACCTGGGAGGTGGATTCCGGGCAGGTGCTGGCCTCCCAGGAAGTACACAATATCGCCATCGCCATCGGCGTCGACCCCGGCTCGCCGGACTTGTCCCAGCTGCGCTATAGCAAGATATGCATTCTCGCTGATGCCGACTCCGACGGGCTGCACATTGCCACTTTGCTATGCGCCCTGTTCGTCAGACACTTCCGTCAGTTGGTTGAGGCCGGGCATGTGTTTGTGGCCATGCCGCCGTTATACCGGGTGGATATCGGCAAGGAAGTGTTCTACGCGCTGGATGATGCGGAGAAGACCGGCATTCTGGATCGCATAGAGGCCGAAAACAAGCGCGGCAAGATTCAGGTCACTCGATTCAAGGGCCTGGGTGAAATGAATCCCCTGCAGCTGCGCGAAACCACCATGGCGCCGGACACCCGTCGACTGGTGCAGTTGACCATGGATGACATGGACAGCACCGAAGCCTTGATGGATATGCTGCTGGCCAAGAAGCGCGCATCGGATCGCAAGCGATGGCTGGAAAGCAAAGGCAATCTCGCCGAGGTGCTGGGCTGA
- the cpdA gene encoding 3',5'-cyclic-AMP phosphodiesterase codes for MPPTDSTLFAEPIHVVQLTDSHIFSSPDQRLLGLDTLASLHAVIDQVLEQQADIDLVLATGDITQDGDVPAYQRFIDAVARIPKPCHWIPGNHDDAACMAALGGEHDLNRAWVDVGAWRILLLDSSVPGSVAGYLDEQQLLRLDEALASAGDRHVMVCLHHHPVPIGSEWMEPLGLGNADQLFARLDDDPRVRVVLWGHIHQKLDQQRGHIRLLAAPSTCVQFAVGSDDFATDTQPPGYRWLRLYNDGRIETAVSRLPAGCFVPEAGGSGY; via the coding sequence ATGCCGCCGACCGACAGTACTCTCTTCGCTGAACCCATTCATGTGGTCCAGCTGACTGACAGCCATATCTTTTCCAGTCCGGACCAGCGTTTGCTGGGGCTGGATACACTCGCCTCACTGCATGCGGTGATTGATCAGGTGCTGGAGCAGCAAGCAGACATTGATCTGGTGCTGGCTACCGGCGATATTACTCAGGACGGGGATGTCCCGGCCTACCAGCGCTTCATTGACGCCGTGGCGCGAATCCCCAAACCCTGTCACTGGATACCCGGTAACCATGACGACGCGGCATGCATGGCCGCACTCGGCGGAGAGCATGATCTCAATCGTGCCTGGGTTGATGTCGGTGCCTGGCGCATCCTGTTGTTGGATTCAAGTGTGCCGGGCTCAGTGGCCGGCTATCTCGATGAGCAGCAACTTCTGCGGCTGGATGAGGCACTGGCGAGCGCCGGAGATCGCCATGTGATGGTCTGCCTCCATCATCATCCAGTGCCGATTGGCAGCGAGTGGATGGAGCCGCTGGGGCTGGGTAATGCGGACCAGCTGTTTGCACGGTTGGATGATGACCCGCGGGTGCGCGTTGTGCTCTGGGGGCATATCCACCAGAAGTTGGACCAGCAGCGCGGACACATCCGCCTGCTGGCAGCGCCATCCACCTGCGTGCAATTCGCGGTGGGCAGCGATGATTTCGCTACAGACACACAGCCACCCGGCTATCGCTGGTTGCGGCTGTATAACGATGGCCGAATCGAAACGGCGGTGTCACGCCTGCCGGCGGGCTGTTTTGTGCCGGAAGCAGGTGGATCCGGGTACTAG
- a CDS encoding DUF1249 domain-containing protein, translated as MMVAGKRRYRVDLSSLQAVCETNFFRLYQLMPDLAVQDERQILLSATDETEQRLVMRVIERCRYTTTLTLQHERRHDWFAPPSMEVRMYHDARMAEVVAAYNRRRFQGVYPYPNEQMLQPDEKFQLNSFLGEWLGYCQRHGQSAQPVLINR; from the coding sequence ATGATGGTTGCGGGCAAGCGCCGTTATCGGGTTGACCTTTCCTCGTTGCAGGCCGTCTGCGAAACCAACTTCTTCCGTTTATATCAGCTGATGCCGGATCTGGCGGTGCAGGATGAGCGGCAGATTCTGCTGAGCGCAACAGATGAAACGGAACAGCGTCTGGTGATGCGGGTCATCGAGCGTTGCCGTTACACCACCACGCTCACGCTCCAGCATGAGAGACGCCATGATTGGTTTGCGCCGCCAAGCATGGAAGTACGCATGTACCACGATGCGCGCATGGCCGAGGTGGTCGCCGCCTATAACCGCCGGCGCTTCCAGGGTGTTTACCCCTATCCGAATGAACAGATGCTGCAGCCCGATGAGAAGTTTCAGCTCAACAGTTTCCTCGGCGAGTGGCTCGGCTATTGCCAGCGTCACGGGCAAAGCGCCCAGCCGGTACTGATCAATCGATGA
- a CDS encoding NUDIX domain-containing protein produces MTDFSRDDVEIIHREAGFRGFYQLDVLTLRHRLFAGGWGPALRRELFVRPDAVCVLPYDPWQDAVVLIEQVRVGALEKSTNPWMLELVAGLFDDGEEAEQVAHREAQEEAGLTLLSLTPITRYFPSPGGSNEQVYLYCATVDSRGAGGLHGLAVEGEDIRVSVWSRVDALTAMAEGRLDNAATIIALQWLELHGQALRDNAGPQP; encoded by the coding sequence TTGACTGATTTCAGCCGCGACGATGTGGAAATCATCCACCGTGAAGCCGGCTTTCGAGGCTTCTACCAACTGGATGTATTGACCCTTCGACACCGACTGTTTGCTGGCGGCTGGGGGCCGGCGTTGCGGCGTGAGTTGTTTGTCAGGCCGGATGCGGTGTGCGTATTGCCCTATGACCCCTGGCAGGATGCGGTGGTACTGATCGAGCAGGTGCGCGTCGGTGCGCTGGAAAAAAGCACCAATCCCTGGATGCTGGAACTGGTCGCCGGTCTGTTTGATGATGGTGAAGAGGCCGAGCAGGTCGCCCATCGTGAAGCGCAAGAAGAAGCCGGGCTGACACTGTTGAGCCTGACACCGATCACTCGTTATTTCCCGTCGCCGGGTGGCAGCAACGAACAGGTATATCTGTATTGCGCCACGGTGGACAGCCGGGGCGCGGGTGGCCTGCATGGACTGGCCGTAGAGGGTGAGGATATCCGCGTCAGTGTCTGGTCGCGGGTAGACGCACTGACGGCAATGGCCGAAGGGCGGCTGGACAACGCCGCTACCATCATCGCGCTGCAGTGGCTCGAACTGCATGGACAGGCGCTTCGCGACAATGCGGGGCCACAACCATGA
- the thiC gene encoding phosphomethylpyrimidine synthase ThiC — translation MTSRLPDTAIANSGADGAATQPLPNSRKIYVTGSRPDIRVPMREISLADTQTDKGVEKNPPVLVYDTSGPYTDPAVKIDLRAGLPDVRTAWIEERNDTEILPGLTSEFGSARLADPSLDHLRFAHLRTPRRAKADCNVSQMHYARKGIITPEMEFIAIRENMKLQEARAAGLLADQHPGHSFGASIPSEITAEFVRDEVARGRAIIPANINHTELEPMIIGRNFLVKINGNIGNSALGSSIEEEVEKMTWGIRWGSDTVMDLSTGKNIHETREWLIRNSPVPIGTVPIYQALEKVDGIAENLTWEIFRDTLIEQAEQGVDYFTIHAGVLLRYVPMTANRVTGIVSRGGSIMAKWCLAHHQENFLYTHFEDICQIMKAYDVSFSLGDGLRPGSIADANDAAQFGELETLGELTKIAWKHDVQCMIEGPGHVPMQLIKENMDKQLECCDEAPFYTLGPLTTDIAPGYDHITSGIGAAMIGWFGCAMLCYVTPKEHLGLPNRDDVKTGIITYKIAAHAADLAKGHPGAQIRDNALSKARFEFRWEDQFNLGLDPDTARAFHDETLPKESAKVAHFCSMCGPKFCSMKITQEVREYAAAQRIEAVDLVMEEGMKAKSSEFRQTGSQLYQKV, via the coding sequence ATGACCAGCCGTTTACCTGATACCGCCATCGCCAATTCTGGTGCCGATGGTGCTGCAACCCAGCCTTTACCCAATTCCCGCAAGATCTATGTGACGGGTTCGCGCCCGGATATCCGCGTGCCGATGCGTGAGATCAGTCTGGCCGATACGCAGACCGATAAAGGCGTGGAGAAAAACCCGCCGGTATTGGTGTACGACACCTCCGGCCCTTATACCGACCCGGCGGTGAAGATCGATCTGCGCGCCGGCCTGCCGGATGTGCGTACAGCCTGGATTGAAGAGCGCAACGACACCGAGATTCTGCCGGGGCTGACCTCGGAATTCGGCAGCGCCCGTCTGGCCGATCCATCACTGGATCATCTGCGCTTTGCCCATCTTCGTACGCCGCGTCGGGCCAAAGCTGACTGTAACGTCAGCCAGATGCACTATGCCCGCAAGGGCATCATCACGCCGGAGATGGAGTTCATTGCCATCCGCGAGAACATGAAGCTGCAGGAGGCGCGCGCTGCCGGGTTGTTGGCTGATCAGCATCCGGGCCACAGCTTTGGCGCCAGTATCCCCAGCGAGATCACCGCTGAATTTGTGCGTGATGAAGTGGCCCGTGGTAGGGCAATCATCCCGGCCAATATCAACCATACCGAGTTGGAGCCGATGATCATCGGCCGCAATTTCCTGGTGAAGATCAACGGCAATATAGGCAACTCGGCGCTGGGTTCCTCTATCGAGGAAGAAGTCGAGAAGATGACCTGGGGCATTCGCTGGGGCTCGGATACGGTGATGGATCTGTCCACCGGCAAGAATATTCACGAAACCCGCGAGTGGCTCATCCGCAACTCACCGGTGCCGATCGGTACTGTGCCTATTTACCAGGCCTTGGAAAAGGTCGATGGCATTGCCGAGAACCTGACGTGGGAAATCTTCCGTGACACGCTGATCGAGCAGGCGGAACAGGGTGTGGACTACTTCACCATTCACGCCGGTGTTTTGCTGCGTTACGTGCCGATGACGGCGAACCGGGTCACCGGCATCGTTTCCCGGGGTGGCTCGATCATGGCCAAGTGGTGCCTGGCGCATCACCAGGAAAACTTCCTTTATACCCACTTCGAAGATATCTGCCAGATCATGAAGGCCTACGATGTGTCCTTCTCGCTGGGCGACGGCTTGCGCCCCGGCTCGATTGCCGATGCCAACGATGCAGCCCAGTTCGGCGAGCTGGAAACCCTGGGCGAGCTGACCAAGATCGCCTGGAAGCATGACGTACAGTGCATGATCGAAGGCCCGGGGCATGTGCCCATGCAGCTGATCAAGGAGAACATGGACAAGCAGCTGGAATGCTGTGACGAAGCACCATTTTATACCCTCGGGCCGCTGACCACGGATATCGCGCCGGGCTACGACCACATCACTTCCGGGATTGGCGCGGCGATGATCGGCTGGTTCGGTTGTGCCATGCTCTGCTATGTCACGCCCAAGGAACACCTGGGGCTGCCGAACCGGGATGATGTGAAGACTGGGATCATTACCTACAAGATCGCGGCCCACGCGGCGGATCTGGCCAAGGGGCATCCGGGAGCACAGATCCGCGACAATGCGTTGTCCAAGGCGCGCTTCGAGTTCCGCTGGGAGGACCAGTTCAACCTCGGCCTGGACCCGGATACCGCGCGGGCTTTCCACGACGAGACTTTGCCCAAGGAGTCGGCCAAAGTGGCGCATTTCTGCTCCATGTGCGGACCGAAATTCTGTTCGATGAAGATTACCCAGGAAGTGCGGGAGTACGCAGCCGCGCAGCGGATCGAGGCGGTGGATCTGGTCATGGAGGAAGGAATGAAGGCCAAGTCTTCCGAGTTTCGGCAGACCGGCTCGCAGTTGTATCAGAAGGTCTGA
- a CDS encoding TolC family outer membrane protein, producing the protein MLRPLYVAIVLAGLSGPALAKSDLLTIYQEALLNSADLAAAEADALARQEALPQARAQLLPNIGLGAGLAREYVDVDGMGSDDYSTHYYQASLTQPLFRADRWFNYQAAKSQSEQARVEFSATQQQLILDVALAYFNVLRASDNLATARAEEAAFERQLEQARERFEVGLSARTDVLEALAGFDTARATRITATTNLDVSYQALTRLTNRDHTDLLGMSHNLPVLAPTPADMQQWVETAAAQNLSLQASRLAIDTAGDTLRSSKAGYAPTVDAFVRYNDSYGGARLGGAGAGIGGAGIGGDTELTQFGVEMTLPLFTGGGTTSRVRESTFRLTQAEQSSEAELRRIVERTRNLFRTVTSSVEEVEARRQSIISSKAAVDATQAGYEVGTRNVVDVLDAQRNLYRAVRDYNDARYNYIIDNLNLKQAAGTLSPQDLEDLSTWLKADYDPDRDFIPPFTQEEMQRMTIGNQPQPPVNEQQRRMRTSF; encoded by the coding sequence ATGCTGCGCCCCCTTTATGTCGCCATTGTGCTGGCAGGCCTGTCCGGCCCGGCCCTGGCCAAATCCGATCTGCTGACCATCTACCAGGAAGCCCTGCTCAACAGCGCCGATCTGGCTGCCGCTGAAGCTGACGCCCTCGCCCGCCAGGAAGCCCTGCCCCAGGCCCGCGCCCAGTTACTGCCCAATATCGGCCTGGGTGCCGGCCTCGCTCGGGAGTATGTCGATGTCGACGGCATGGGATCGGACGACTACTCGACGCATTACTATCAGGCCAGTCTGACGCAGCCGCTGTTTCGCGCCGACCGCTGGTTCAATTATCAGGCCGCCAAATCCCAGAGTGAACAGGCTCGCGTGGAGTTTTCCGCGACCCAGCAGCAACTGATCCTGGATGTGGCGTTGGCGTATTTCAACGTGCTGCGCGCCTCCGACAATCTGGCTACTGCCCGCGCCGAGGAAGCCGCATTCGAACGCCAGCTGGAACAGGCTCGCGAACGTTTTGAGGTCGGCCTTTCAGCCCGCACCGATGTGCTCGAAGCACTGGCCGGATTCGACACCGCCCGCGCCACGCGCATTACCGCCACCACCAATCTGGATGTGAGCTACCAGGCTCTGACCCGCCTGACCAACCGCGATCATACTGATCTGCTCGGCATGAGCCACAACCTGCCGGTTCTTGCGCCGACTCCTGCCGATATGCAGCAGTGGGTTGAGACAGCCGCAGCGCAGAACCTGTCATTGCAGGCATCGCGCCTGGCCATCGACACCGCTGGCGATACACTGCGCAGCAGCAAGGCTGGCTACGCCCCGACAGTGGACGCCTTTGTGCGTTACAACGACAGCTATGGCGGCGCCCGTCTCGGCGGCGCCGGAGCCGGCATCGGGGGCGCTGGCATTGGTGGCGATACTGAGCTGACCCAGTTCGGCGTGGAAATGACCCTGCCCTTGTTTACCGGCGGTGGCACCACGTCGCGGGTGCGCGAATCAACCTTCCGGCTGACCCAGGCCGAACAGTCCAGCGAAGCCGAGTTGCGACGCATCGTCGAGCGTACCCGCAACCTGTTCCGTACGGTTACATCAAGCGTAGAAGAAGTGGAAGCCCGGCGTCAGTCGATCATTTCATCCAAGGCCGCAGTGGATGCCACTCAGGCTGGCTATGAAGTCGGCACACGTAACGTGGTGGATGTACTGGATGCCCAGCGCAACCTGTATCGGGCGGTACGTGACTACAACGATGCCCGTTACAACTACATCATCGACAACCTGAATCTGAAGCAGGCTGCCGGCACGCTCAGTCCACAGGACCTGGAAGACCTTTCGACCTGGTTGAAAGCTGACTACGATCCGGACCGCGATTTCATCCCGCCGTTTACCCAGGAAGAAATGCAGCGCATGACCATCGGCAATCAGCCCCAGCCACCGGTGAATGAGCAGCAGAGACGGATGCGTACGTCGTTCTGA
- the waaA gene encoding lipid IV(A) 3-deoxy-D-manno-octulosonic acid transferase — translation MPRFLYSLIFTLCLPLILARLLYRAWRAPAYARRWRERFALSGDLRAGGIWVHAVSVGESIAAAPMVRELRKRHPELPVTITCMTPTGSEQIRKLFGDEVGHAYLPYDLPWLQRRLIRRLRPRISIIMETELWPNLVAECGRAGVPVVLANARLSERSARGYQRVSGLVRPMFAALDWVAAQTAAEAERFLMLGVRQTALTVTGSIKFDLKPGAELLATAAQWRAQWGERPVWIAASTHSGEDEVVLAAHRQVLQQHPDALLILVPRHPERFDAVARQIEGAGLSMVRRSAGNMPTSSDLVLLGDTMGELMQFYACADVAFVGGSLIPGGGHNYLEPAALGLPVLSGPHRFNFAEISELLERAGALVEVADAQGMAEQVNGWLSDRPSARVAGEAGRVVVEANQGALERLLQGIARRL, via the coding sequence ATGCCGCGTTTTCTGTACAGTCTGATCTTTACCCTGTGTCTGCCGCTGATTCTGGCACGCCTGCTGTACCGCGCCTGGCGCGCTCCAGCCTATGCGCGGCGCTGGCGCGAGCGCTTTGCCCTGAGCGGCGACCTGCGTGCCGGCGGCATCTGGGTACATGCCGTGTCCGTGGGCGAGTCGATCGCGGCAGCGCCCATGGTGCGCGAGCTGCGCAAGCGTCATCCGGAGCTGCCAGTCACTATTACCTGCATGACGCCGACCGGCTCTGAACAGATCCGCAAGTTGTTCGGTGACGAGGTGGGGCATGCTTATCTGCCCTATGACCTTCCTTGGCTGCAGCGGCGGCTCATTCGGCGGCTGCGACCGCGCATTTCCATCATCATGGAAACTGAATTGTGGCCGAATCTGGTGGCTGAGTGCGGGCGGGCTGGTGTGCCTGTCGTGTTGGCCAATGCCCGCTTGTCCGAGCGTTCGGCCCGCGGCTATCAGCGAGTGTCAGGGCTGGTGCGGCCTATGTTTGCAGCGCTGGATTGGGTGGCGGCGCAGACCGCAGCCGAGGCTGAGCGTTTCCTCATGCTGGGCGTGCGCCAGACAGCGTTGACGGTGACCGGCAGCATCAAATTCGACCTCAAGCCGGGGGCGGAGCTGTTGGCCACGGCTGCGCAGTGGCGGGCTCAGTGGGGTGAGCGTCCGGTCTGGATTGCCGCCAGTACCCACTCTGGCGAGGACGAAGTCGTGCTGGCGGCGCACCGGCAGGTGCTGCAACAACATCCCGATGCGTTGCTGATCCTGGTGCCCCGCCACCCTGAGCGTTTCGATGCGGTTGCCAGGCAGATAGAAGGGGCGGGTCTGAGCATGGTGCGGCGTAGTGCCGGCAACATGCCGACATCGAGTGATCTGGTGTTGTTGGGCGATACCATGGGTGAGCTGATGCAGTTCTATGCTTGCGCCGATGTGGCCTTTGTCGGTGGCTCACTGATTCCAGGTGGTGGGCACAATTATCTGGAACCCGCGGCGCTTGGTCTGCCTGTACTGTCCGGGCCGCATCGTTTCAACTTTGCCGAGATCAGCGAGTTGCTGGAGCGGGCCGGAGCGCTGGTGGAAGTGGCGGATGCGCAGGGCATGGCTGAGCAGGTCAATGGCTGGTTGAGTGATCGGCCCTCGGCACGGGTTGCAGGAGAAGCGGGGCGGGTGGTGGTTGAAGCCAATCAGGGGGCGTTGGAAAGGCTCCTCCAGGGTATCGCCCGGCGGTTGTAG